A stretch of Amycolatopsis balhimycina FH 1894 DNA encodes these proteins:
- a CDS encoding sugar ABC transporter substrate-binding protein, which yields MKFQHLRAATVVTAGVLTAAALAGCSGGGSTAASGGKTVVGVDYPRSDTDFWNAYIKYVPQFAGQFGLDLKTTNSQNDVANLTANVQTMISQGVKGVVMAPQDTAAIIPTLQQLAGKKIPVVSVDTRPDQGNVYMVVRADNRAYGEKACQFLGTKLAGKGKVVMLQGDLASINGRDRTEAFNDCMKKDFPGITVFGEATNWDANTAAQKLQTRLTANPDIKGVYMQSSFALSGTLQLLKQRGLAVPASDPKHVFIVSNDGIPEELAKIRAGEMDATVSQPADLFAKYALQYVKDAIAGKTPTPGKTDHDSTIIQVRDGLMEDQLAAPLVTADGATFGPVSSVKVDDQSLWGNSKS from the coding sequence ATGAAGTTCCAGCACCTGCGTGCCGCCACTGTCGTCACAGCCGGCGTCCTGACCGCGGCCGCACTGGCCGGATGCAGTGGCGGCGGCTCGACCGCCGCCTCCGGCGGCAAAACCGTCGTGGGGGTCGACTACCCGCGCTCGGACACCGACTTCTGGAACGCCTACATCAAGTACGTGCCCCAGTTCGCCGGGCAGTTCGGCCTCGACCTCAAGACCACGAACTCGCAGAACGACGTCGCCAACCTGACGGCCAACGTGCAGACGATGATCAGCCAGGGCGTCAAGGGCGTGGTGATGGCACCGCAGGACACCGCGGCGATCATCCCGACCCTGCAGCAGCTCGCCGGGAAGAAGATCCCGGTCGTGTCCGTCGACACCCGTCCCGACCAGGGCAACGTCTACATGGTCGTGCGGGCCGACAACCGCGCCTACGGCGAGAAGGCCTGCCAGTTCCTCGGCACCAAGCTCGCCGGCAAGGGCAAGGTCGTCATGCTGCAGGGCGACCTCGCGTCGATCAACGGCCGCGACCGGACCGAGGCCTTCAACGACTGCATGAAGAAGGACTTCCCGGGCATCACGGTCTTCGGCGAGGCCACCAACTGGGACGCCAACACCGCGGCCCAGAAGCTGCAGACCCGGCTGACCGCGAACCCGGACATCAAGGGCGTCTACATGCAGTCCAGCTTCGCCCTGTCCGGCACGCTGCAGCTGCTCAAGCAGCGCGGCCTGGCGGTCCCGGCGAGCGACCCGAAGCACGTGTTCATCGTGTCCAACGACGGCATCCCCGAGGAACTGGCCAAGATCCGGGCCGGCGAGATGGACGCGACCGTGTCCCAGCCCGCGGACCTGTTCGCCAAGTACGCCCTGCAGTACGTCAAGGACGCGATCGCCGGCAAGACGCCCACGCCGGGCAAGACCGACCACGACAGCACCATCATCCAGGTCCGCGACGGCCTGATGGAGGACCAGCTGGCCGCACCGCTGGTCACCGCGGACGGCGCCACGTTCGGGCCGGTGAGCAGCGTCAAGGTCGACGACCAGTCCCTGTGGGGCAACAGCAAGAGCTGA
- a CDS encoding sugar ABC transporter ATP-binding protein, translating to MNTVPVVEARQVVKRYGATVALDEADLTVLPGQTHALVGRNGAGKSTLVSVLTGLTEPDAGAVRLNGEPAPALADRDAWRSRVACVYQRSTIIPELSVAENLFLNRQETRGGLVRWSSLRRAAAELLERWSVDVDVHRPAKELSVEQRQFVEIARALSFGARFVILDEPTAQLDGTAITRLFGHIAELQRQGVTFLFISHHLQEVYEICDTVTVYRDARHVLTAPVAELPKADLVAAMTGENAIVAEERASSARHGLEPVLRVDDLSLAPHYQDVSFDIAPGEIVGLAGAGGSGKTEVAETLAGLRKPTSGTVFVGDRRPRPGDVPSALAAGIGFVPEDRHHQGFVPEMSIADNSTMSVMDRLGPGIFVRSGLRDRLAGQLIARLAVKTPGPELPVSALSGGNQQKVVMARALAGDPRLLVLITPTAGVDVRSKEFLLGKVAEAAAAGTAVLIASDEVDDLRLCDRLLVVVHGRITTEMPAGWQDREVVAAMEGVDLDA from the coding sequence ATGAACACCGTGCCGGTCGTCGAGGCCCGTCAGGTGGTCAAGCGCTACGGCGCCACCGTCGCGTTGGACGAAGCCGACCTGACCGTCCTACCCGGACAGACGCACGCACTCGTCGGCCGCAACGGCGCCGGCAAGTCGACGCTGGTTTCCGTCCTGACCGGACTGACCGAGCCCGACGCCGGAGCTGTGCGGCTGAACGGGGAACCGGCCCCGGCCCTGGCCGACCGGGACGCCTGGCGGTCGCGCGTGGCCTGCGTGTACCAGCGGTCGACGATCATCCCCGAGCTGTCGGTGGCGGAGAACCTGTTCCTCAACCGGCAGGAGACTCGCGGCGGGCTGGTCCGCTGGTCCTCGTTGCGCCGCGCGGCCGCCGAACTGCTCGAACGCTGGTCGGTGGACGTCGACGTGCACCGGCCGGCCAAGGAGCTGAGCGTGGAGCAGCGGCAGTTCGTGGAGATCGCGCGGGCGCTGTCGTTCGGGGCCCGGTTCGTCATCCTCGACGAGCCGACCGCCCAGCTCGACGGCACCGCCATCACCCGGCTGTTCGGTCACATCGCCGAGCTGCAGCGGCAAGGCGTCACTTTCCTGTTCATCAGCCACCACCTGCAGGAGGTGTACGAAATCTGCGACACGGTCACGGTCTACCGCGACGCCCGGCACGTCCTCACCGCGCCGGTCGCCGAGCTGCCGAAGGCCGACCTCGTCGCGGCGATGACCGGGGAGAACGCCATCGTGGCCGAGGAGCGCGCCTCCTCGGCCCGGCACGGCCTCGAACCCGTGCTCCGGGTGGACGACCTGAGCCTCGCCCCGCACTACCAGGACGTTTCGTTCGACATCGCGCCCGGCGAGATCGTGGGGCTGGCCGGGGCGGGTGGCAGCGGCAAGACCGAGGTCGCCGAGACACTCGCCGGGCTGCGCAAGCCGACCTCCGGAACCGTCTTCGTCGGAGATCGGCGGCCGCGGCCCGGCGACGTCCCGTCGGCGCTGGCCGCCGGGATCGGGTTCGTCCCGGAAGACCGCCACCACCAGGGTTTCGTGCCGGAGATGTCCATTGCGGACAACTCCACGATGAGCGTCATGGACCGGCTCGGCCCGGGCATCTTCGTCCGGTCCGGCCTGCGCGACCGGCTCGCCGGGCAGCTGATCGCGCGGCTGGCGGTGAAGACCCCCGGCCCGGAACTGCCGGTGTCCGCGCTGTCCGGCGGCAACCAGCAGAAGGTCGTCATGGCCCGCGCGCTCGCCGGCGACCCCCGCCTGCTCGTGCTGATCACCCCGACCGCCGGGGTCGACGTGCGGTCGAAGGAGTTCCTCCTGGGCAAGGTCGCGGAAGCCGCCGCAGCGGGCACCGCGGTGCTGATCGCCTCCGACGAGGTGGACGACCTGCGGCTGTGCGACCGCCTGCTGGTCGTGGTCCACGGCCGCATCACCACCGAAATGCCCGCAGGCTGGCAGGACCGCGAGGTCGTGGCCGCCATGGAAGGAGTCGACCTCGATGCCTGA
- a CDS encoding ABC transporter permease, producing the protein MPESPAAVDVPPRTEPGATRPPRRIALARMRDFALVPGIIAIAVVGQLVNPVFLQYDNVINILQTMSEIALLVLAQTMVLVVGKMDLSLESTFGLAPGVAAWLTIGGGHSLGLLPSWAAVPVVLLVGVVVGALNALLIVRFGLSGFVVTLGMLIVLRGLLTGISGGQTFFGLPDSVLYLGTTLWAGVPASIWICVLLFAGGIVLLGYTRFGRSLYAIGGNEDAAKAAGIRTDRIVWIVLIGASVLAALGGLLLSGRLASVAAAQGNGYIFTVFAAAVIGGVSLNGGRGTLFGAFTGILLLYMIQNVLTLAGVPAQWIGALNGAIILIALVMSRITSGKRQT; encoded by the coding sequence ATGCCTGAAAGCCCCGCCGCGGTGGACGTCCCGCCGCGGACCGAGCCCGGCGCCACGCGGCCGCCGCGGCGCATCGCCCTCGCCCGCATGCGCGACTTCGCGCTGGTGCCCGGGATCATCGCGATCGCTGTCGTCGGCCAGCTGGTGAACCCGGTGTTCCTCCAGTACGACAACGTGATCAACATCCTGCAGACGATGTCGGAGATCGCGCTGCTGGTGCTCGCCCAGACGATGGTCCTGGTCGTCGGCAAGATGGACCTCTCGCTGGAGTCCACGTTCGGCCTGGCACCCGGCGTGGCGGCCTGGCTGACGATCGGCGGCGGCCATTCGCTCGGGCTGCTGCCGTCGTGGGCCGCGGTACCCGTGGTGCTCCTGGTCGGCGTGGTCGTCGGTGCGCTCAACGCCCTGCTGATCGTCCGGTTCGGGCTGAGCGGGTTCGTCGTCACCCTCGGCATGCTGATCGTGCTGCGCGGCCTGCTGACCGGGATCTCCGGCGGCCAGACCTTCTTCGGGCTGCCCGATTCGGTGCTCTACCTCGGCACCACGCTGTGGGCCGGTGTCCCGGCCTCCATCTGGATCTGCGTGCTGCTGTTCGCCGGCGGGATCGTCCTGCTCGGCTACACCCGGTTCGGCCGCAGCCTCTACGCGATCGGCGGGAACGAGGACGCGGCGAAGGCCGCGGGCATCCGGACCGACCGCATCGTGTGGATCGTGCTGATCGGGGCCAGTGTCCTGGCCGCGCTCGGCGGGCTGCTGCTCTCGGGCCGGCTCGCCTCGGTGGCCGCGGCACAGGGCAACGGCTACATCTTCACGGTGTTCGCCGCCGCCGTCATCGGCGGGGTGAGCCTGAACGGCGGCCGTGGCACGCTCTTCGGCGCCTTCACCGGCATCCTGCTGCTGTACATGATCCAGAACGTGCTGACCCTGGCCGGCGTGCCCGCGCAGTGGATCGGCGCGCTCAACGGCGCGATCATCCTCATCGCGCTGGTGATGTCCCGCATCACCAGCGGGAAGCGCCAGACCTGA
- a CDS encoding alpha-L-fucosidase, with protein MTPPAQNPLSRRQFGALAAAGLAAAAVPPALAGPAAAATPSEPYQPTWPSVDGHPPAPEWFQDAKFGIYWHWGAFTTPEFGSEWYGRNMYIPDSGENKHHKATYGDPTVWGYDRFIDGGTDTAGNHVQFAPELVSRGGQFDPEEWARVVKASGAKFAGPVAEHHDGFSMWDSKVNEWNSVARGPRLNLLDLFGKAIRGQGLKLLVAMHHAFNYNGFYDFAPPQTTPSLRKLYGQLPRAEEDKLWLAKLKEVIDRAKPDILWQDFSLNSPGYCINSGPCAVGEQQRLEFLAYYYNQAQKWGKDVVSTFKHFDHGFTTHGEVADYERGGPADIVTPYWLTDDAISSSSWSYTQGIGYYSSTQMIHSLIDRVSKGGNMLLNISPTLEGTIPAEQRAVLADFGTYLGRVGESIYATRAWDVYGEGPTKMGGGSFVSPKVGTAKDFRFTRDKAGRVLYATVLAWPGATADITTLSGKRIDLSGLRRVELLGAPGPLKYTQDAGALHVTLPSAKPYGSPAYVLKLTFDGRIPVVGPASGATVFADVGYRGVSAALAVGSYPAAQLQAKNVQPKTISAIWPGDGYQVLGYPGDNLTGTPRKFVTATPDLRTSGFNDAIVSMRVTFDPARWFRIVNVTSGLAVDGGGAVEAGSTLKVWTPDDSTNLQFGIEDAGDGFVKLTNRTNGLVIDGAGATAAGGNPVQSAYTGAASQQWSITDTGGGVFAIANRATGLVLDGGGNVPSGSPLKVWSDDGSPNLRWQFSVV; from the coding sequence ATGACGCCCCCTGCCCAGAACCCGTTGTCCCGCAGGCAGTTCGGTGCCCTGGCGGCGGCCGGGCTCGCGGCCGCCGCCGTGCCGCCGGCGCTGGCCGGCCCGGCGGCCGCCGCCACGCCGTCCGAGCCGTACCAGCCCACCTGGCCCTCGGTCGACGGGCACCCGCCTGCGCCGGAGTGGTTCCAGGACGCCAAGTTCGGCATCTACTGGCACTGGGGCGCGTTCACGACGCCGGAGTTCGGCAGCGAGTGGTACGGCCGGAACATGTACATCCCGGACAGCGGCGAGAACAAGCACCACAAGGCGACCTACGGCGATCCCACGGTGTGGGGCTACGACCGGTTCATCGACGGCGGCACCGACACGGCAGGCAACCACGTGCAGTTCGCGCCGGAGCTGGTCTCCCGGGGCGGGCAGTTCGACCCGGAGGAGTGGGCGAGGGTGGTCAAGGCGTCCGGGGCGAAGTTCGCCGGCCCGGTTGCCGAGCACCACGACGGGTTCTCGATGTGGGACAGCAAGGTCAACGAGTGGAACTCGGTGGCGCGGGGGCCGCGGCTGAACCTGCTGGACCTGTTCGGCAAGGCCATCCGCGGGCAGGGCCTGAAGCTGCTGGTCGCGATGCACCACGCGTTCAACTACAACGGCTTCTACGACTTCGCCCCGCCGCAGACCACCCCGAGCCTGCGCAAGCTGTACGGCCAGCTGCCGCGCGCCGAAGAAGACAAGCTCTGGCTGGCCAAGCTCAAGGAGGTGATCGACCGCGCGAAGCCGGACATCCTCTGGCAGGACTTCTCGCTGAACTCGCCCGGCTACTGCATCAACAGCGGCCCGTGCGCGGTGGGGGAGCAGCAACGGCTGGAGTTCCTGGCCTACTACTACAACCAGGCGCAGAAGTGGGGCAAGGACGTCGTCTCGACGTTCAAGCACTTCGACCACGGGTTCACCACCCACGGCGAGGTCGCGGACTACGAACGCGGCGGCCCGGCCGACATCGTCACGCCGTACTGGCTCACCGACGACGCGATCAGCAGCAGCAGCTGGAGCTACACCCAGGGCATCGGCTACTACTCGAGCACCCAGATGATCCACTCGCTGATCGACCGGGTCAGCAAGGGCGGCAACATGCTGCTCAACATCTCCCCGACGCTCGAGGGGACCATCCCGGCCGAGCAGCGCGCGGTCCTCGCCGACTTCGGCACCTACCTCGGCCGCGTCGGCGAGTCGATCTACGCCACGCGCGCCTGGGACGTCTACGGCGAGGGCCCGACCAAGATGGGCGGCGGCTCGTTCGTTTCGCCGAAGGTCGGCACGGCCAAGGACTTCCGGTTCACCCGCGACAAGGCCGGCCGTGTGCTCTACGCGACCGTGCTGGCCTGGCCCGGTGCGACGGCGGACATCACGACGCTGTCCGGCAAGCGGATCGACCTGAGCGGCCTGCGGCGCGTCGAACTGCTCGGCGCCCCCGGCCCGCTGAAATACACCCAGGACGCCGGCGCCCTGCACGTCACGCTGCCGTCGGCGAAGCCCTACGGGTCACCCGCCTACGTGCTCAAGCTGACGTTCGACGGCCGGATCCCGGTGGTGGGGCCCGCGTCCGGCGCGACCGTGTTCGCCGATGTCGGTTACCGTGGCGTGAGCGCGGCGCTGGCGGTCGGCAGCTACCCGGCCGCGCAGCTGCAGGCGAAGAACGTCCAGCCCAAGACGATTTCCGCGATCTGGCCGGGAGACGGCTACCAGGTCCTCGGCTACCCCGGGGACAACCTCACCGGCACCCCGCGCAAGTTCGTGACGGCGACGCCGGATCTGCGAACCTCCGGGTTCAACGACGCGATCGTCTCGATGCGCGTCACGTTCGATCCCGCGCGGTGGTTCCGCATCGTCAACGTCACCAGCGGACTGGCCGTGGACGGCGGCGGCGCGGTCGAGGCGGGCAGCACGCTGAAGGTCTGGACGCCGGACGACAGCACGAACCTCCAGTTCGGGATCGAGGACGCCGGAGACGGGTTCGTCAAGCTGACCAATCGCACCAACGGTCTCGTGATCGACGGCGCCGGTGCCACCGCGGCGGGCGGCAATCCCGTGCAGTCGGCCTACACCGGCGCGGCGAGCCAGCAGTGGTCGATCACCGACACCGGCGGCGGCGTCTTCGCGATCGCGAACCGAGCCACCGGCCTGGTCCTCGACGGCGGCGGGAACGTCCCCTCCGGCTCCCCGCTCAAGGTGTGGTCCGACGACGGGAGCCCGAACCTCCGCTGGCAGTTCTCGGTGGTCTGA
- a CDS encoding AMP-binding protein, translating into MEPELVEINVTVPHSPAKLWTIVGNPQLYPRFVRGITFCEPVSETAGRGARYRYRAGGEGEAEIFVHRRDEHLAWSSVHGRQHRMSVVLRPVPEGSAVTVLLTVLDGRSPAVPKIRRRILEAIETMCDHLSGVPAADPPPRRPSKRELGRVLVRAGVLTPAQPTGTLKQLRSVGRWGSTLAGGYESVARRTPEALALCDERSERTFGEVDERTTRLAAVLKRYDITEGARVLLMCRNHNAMVETMIACSKLGADLTLMNTGLALGQAAQFAIRHRSQLVLADAEFAALRGQLPPEVPQLWTWPPGGGWHGSTIEELIDAEPPARIAPPSRPGRLVVLTSGTSGPPKGARRPTPHSVADAAAVLSEIPLRAGESILVAAPLFHTWGLAALQLGMALRAGLVLPRRFDPEATLAMIERQQCTALFAVPTMLRRLLDLPEKTRTRYDLSSLRVVASSGAGLPGRLGEEFMDAFGDILYNLYGSTEVSWAAIAGPRDLRAARGTAGRPPIGTAIRVLDRTGAPAPPGATGRLYVGNRLLFDGYTDGAQLDVRDGLMDTGDRGYVDANGLLFVEGREDEMIVSGGENVAPASVEEVLLTLPEVREAAVVGVRDAKYGQRLAAYLVLVPGARLDVDTVRSHVRERLARFAVPRDVVFVDDLPRNATGKVVKQVLRRIYRW; encoded by the coding sequence ATGGAGCCGGAACTCGTCGAGATCAACGTTACCGTGCCGCATTCTCCCGCGAAGCTGTGGACGATCGTGGGAAACCCCCAGCTCTATCCGCGGTTCGTCCGCGGGATCACGTTCTGCGAGCCCGTTTCGGAGACCGCCGGCCGGGGCGCCCGCTACCGGTACCGGGCCGGCGGCGAAGGCGAGGCCGAAATCTTCGTCCACCGCCGGGACGAGCACCTGGCCTGGTCGAGTGTGCACGGCAGGCAGCACCGGATGTCCGTCGTGCTGCGTCCGGTGCCGGAGGGCTCCGCGGTCACTGTCCTGCTCACGGTGCTCGACGGCCGTTCGCCGGCGGTCCCGAAGATCCGCCGCCGGATCCTCGAGGCGATCGAGACGATGTGCGATCACCTCAGCGGGGTCCCCGCGGCGGATCCGCCCCCGCGCCGCCCCTCGAAGCGCGAGCTGGGGCGGGTCCTGGTCCGGGCCGGCGTCCTCACCCCCGCCCAGCCCACCGGGACACTCAAGCAGCTGCGGTCGGTGGGCCGGTGGGGCTCGACCCTGGCCGGTGGCTACGAGTCGGTGGCCCGCCGCACGCCCGAGGCACTGGCGCTGTGTGACGAGCGGTCCGAGCGGACCTTCGGCGAGGTCGACGAGCGCACGACCCGGCTGGCCGCGGTGCTGAAGCGCTACGACATCACCGAGGGGGCACGGGTACTCCTGATGTGCCGCAACCACAACGCGATGGTCGAAACGATGATCGCCTGCAGCAAGCTGGGTGCGGACCTGACCCTGATGAACACCGGCCTGGCCCTGGGCCAGGCCGCCCAATTCGCCATCCGGCACCGATCACAGCTGGTGCTCGCCGACGCCGAGTTCGCGGCCCTGCGCGGGCAGCTGCCGCCGGAGGTCCCGCAGCTCTGGACGTGGCCTCCCGGCGGCGGGTGGCACGGTTCGACCATCGAAGAACTGATCGACGCCGAGCCGCCCGCCCGCATCGCCCCGCCGAGCAGGCCCGGCCGGCTCGTCGTGCTCACCTCGGGCACGTCCGGCCCACCGAAAGGGGCGCGCCGCCCGACCCCGCACAGCGTCGCCGACGCCGCCGCGGTGCTGTCGGAGATCCCGCTGCGGGCGGGGGAATCGATCCTGGTGGCCGCCCCGCTGTTCCACACCTGGGGCTTGGCCGCGCTCCAGCTCGGCATGGCCCTGCGGGCCGGTCTGGTGCTGCCCCGGCGCTTCGACCCGGAAGCGACGCTGGCGATGATCGAGCGGCAGCAGTGCACGGCGCTGTTCGCGGTGCCGACCATGCTGCGGCGGCTGCTGGACCTGCCGGAGAAGACGCGGACGCGCTACGACCTTTCCTCGCTGCGCGTGGTCGCCAGCTCCGGCGCGGGGCTGCCGGGTCGGCTCGGCGAGGAGTTCATGGACGCGTTCGGGGACATCCTCTACAACCTGTACGGCTCGACGGAGGTGTCGTGGGCGGCGATCGCCGGCCCCCGCGATCTCCGGGCGGCCCGCGGCACGGCGGGCAGGCCACCGATCGGCACGGCGATCCGCGTCCTCGACCGCACGGGTGCCCCGGCTCCGCCCGGCGCGACCGGACGGCTCTACGTCGGCAACCGCCTGCTCTTCGACGGGTACACCGACGGGGCGCAGCTGGACGTGCGGGACGGGCTGATGGACACCGGCGACCGCGGCTACGTCGACGCCAACGGCCTGCTGTTCGTCGAGGGCCGCGAGGACGAAATGATCGTGTCCGGCGGCGAGAACGTCGCGCCGGCGTCGGTGGAGGAAGTCCTGCTCACCCTCCCGGAGGTGCGGGAGGCGGCCGTGGTCGGGGTCCGCGACGCCAAGTACGGCCAGCGCTTGGCGGCTTACCTCGTGCTCGTCCCCGGCGCCCGGCTGGACGTCGACACGGTCCGGTCCCACGTGCGTGAGCGGCTCGCCCGGTTCGCGGTGCCGCGGGACGTCGTGTTCGTCGACGACCTGCCGCGCAACGCCACCGGCAAGGTCGTCAAGCAGGTCCTGCGCCGCATCTACCGCTGGTGA
- a CDS encoding FadR/GntR family transcriptional regulator → MARSLTDEAIDRIREFVRSGRFPAGAKLPPEHELATELGISRSPTREAVKALALARVLEVRRGDGTYVTSLAPSLLLEGLGSAVSLMRGGSVLELTEVRRLLEPAATGLAATRITDSQLRAVGELLEAMHEAVEDVERLTVLDAAFHRAVVTATGNETLTALLDGISSRTLRARVWRGTVDRGVTHVTLSQHQAIYDALAAREPAVATAAALMHVDTSERWLRSHLAGIQDLDGE, encoded by the coding sequence ATGGCGAGGTCGTTGACCGACGAGGCGATCGACCGGATCCGGGAGTTCGTCCGCTCCGGCCGGTTCCCGGCAGGCGCCAAGCTGCCGCCGGAACACGAGCTGGCCACCGAGCTGGGGATCTCCCGGAGTCCCACCCGGGAAGCCGTGAAGGCACTGGCATTGGCCAGGGTCCTCGAAGTCCGCCGCGGCGACGGCACGTACGTCACCAGCCTCGCGCCGAGCCTGCTCCTGGAAGGCCTCGGCAGCGCGGTGTCGCTCATGCGGGGCGGCAGCGTGCTCGAGCTGACCGAAGTACGCCGGCTCCTCGAACCCGCGGCGACCGGGCTGGCCGCCACCCGGATCACCGACTCGCAGCTGCGCGCGGTGGGCGAGCTCCTCGAGGCGATGCACGAGGCCGTCGAGGACGTCGAACGCCTGACCGTGCTCGACGCCGCCTTCCACCGCGCGGTGGTCACCGCGACGGGCAACGAAACGCTCACCGCCCTGCTGGACGGGATCTCCTCCCGGACCCTGCGGGCGCGGGTCTGGCGCGGCACCGTCGACCGGGGCGTGACGCACGTGACGCTGTCCCAGCACCAGGCCATCTACGACGCGCTCGCCGCCCGCGAGCCGGCGGTGGCCACCGCCGCCGCGCTGATGCACGTCGACACGTCGGAACGCTGGCTGCGGTCCCACCTGGCCGGCATCCAGGACCTGGACGGCGAGTAG
- a CDS encoding anthrone oxygenase family protein — protein sequence MPSVVLQATGLTLAGLLAGEEFVVRYGVQPALRRLGDHAHVAARVALVRTLRVVVPGIMVPTVLAGAAVLIAGSGGDGAGFRWAGMAALVAFLLFSFLGTVPLNMRVIDWQPDNPPPDWRATVLRWQRIDVARSTAAIAAFVCFVIAFAAQIP from the coding sequence GTGCCTTCGGTCGTCCTGCAAGCAACCGGGCTCACCCTGGCCGGTCTCCTCGCCGGCGAGGAGTTCGTCGTCCGGTACGGGGTCCAGCCGGCCTTGCGCCGCCTCGGCGACCACGCGCACGTCGCCGCGCGCGTCGCTCTCGTGCGCACCCTGCGCGTCGTCGTCCCGGGCATCATGGTTCCGACGGTTCTCGCCGGTGCCGCCGTGCTGATCGCCGGCAGCGGCGGCGACGGTGCCGGCTTCCGCTGGGCCGGAATGGCCGCGCTGGTGGCGTTCCTGCTGTTTTCGTTCCTGGGCACGGTGCCCCTCAACATGCGGGTGATCGACTGGCAGCCGGACAACCCGCCGCCGGACTGGCGGGCCACCGTGCTGCGCTGGCAACGGATCGACGTCGCGCGGTCCACGGCGGCGATCGCCGCCTTCGTCTGCTTCGTCATCGCCTTCGCGGCGCAGATCCCGTGA
- a CDS encoding TetR family transcriptional regulator has translation MTRTEEGLRERKKRAMRRQLSDTAMTMFLERGFEPVRVADVAEACGVSEKTVFNYFPSKEALLLDRLEATAGALRHHLADPALPPVGAMLRVLDGELAGLETTLTAAGDHDDALTTYRRFGDLIRDTPSLRAYRSDVAYRYVDIAAEALASRTGLEPTDPEVQITAAALIGLWRIQVHALRTHLRPGRPIAEAVATVAGQVRRAASLLESGLA, from the coding sequence ATGACCCGCACGGAAGAGGGCTTGCGCGAGCGGAAGAAGCGCGCGATGCGCCGGCAGCTGTCCGACACCGCGATGACCATGTTCCTCGAACGCGGCTTCGAGCCGGTCCGCGTCGCCGACGTGGCCGAAGCGTGCGGCGTGTCCGAAAAGACGGTCTTCAACTACTTCCCGAGCAAGGAGGCCCTCCTCCTGGATCGGCTCGAGGCCACGGCCGGCGCGCTGCGCCACCACCTCGCGGATCCCGCGCTCCCGCCGGTCGGCGCGATGCTGCGGGTCCTCGACGGCGAACTGGCCGGCCTCGAAACGACCCTGACCGCGGCCGGAGACCACGACGACGCGCTCACCACCTACCGCAGGTTCGGTGACCTCATCCGCGACACACCTTCGCTGCGGGCCTACCGCAGCGACGTCGCCTACCGGTATGTCGACATCGCCGCCGAAGCACTCGCTTCGCGAACCGGGCTCGAGCCCACCGATCCCGAAGTCCAGATCACCGCGGCGGCACTCATCGGGCTGTGGCGCATCCAGGTGCACGCCCTGCGCACCCACCTGCGTCCGGGCCGGCCGATCGCGGAGGCGGTTGCCACCGTGGCCGGGCAAGTCCGGCGTGCGGCTTCCCTGCTCGAAAGCGGCCTTGCCTGA